One Mycolicibacterium fortuitum subsp. fortuitum genomic window carries:
- a CDS encoding sterol desaturase family protein — protein sequence MDPIRIGLYAMPAFFVLMAVEFLSYHFDKDDDPRPRAGVSWRDTGTNLSTYLLGFILRPLDKFIAVPMVAIAASVTPLHLSASHWWVWVAAIVLADLAYYLQHRMSHRIRLFWAAHNVHHSSQYFNLSTALRLSWLIPGSFLSTIGFVGLALIGIPAWMVFLSQAIVLLYQFPIHTERVDRLPRVIEYVFNTPSHHRVHHGANNPYLDKNYAGIFILWDRMFGSFVEEGEPVRYGLTKNIDTHNPIKVNYHEFAAMVGDVWRARTWRGRLGYLFGPPGWSENADTATTVERRRQELTAPTAVG from the coding sequence ATGGATCCGATTCGCATCGGGCTCTACGCCATGCCCGCCTTCTTCGTGCTGATGGCAGTCGAGTTCCTCAGCTATCACTTCGACAAAGACGACGATCCGCGGCCCCGGGCCGGGGTCTCGTGGCGGGACACCGGGACCAACCTGTCGACCTACCTGCTGGGTTTCATCCTGCGGCCGTTGGACAAGTTCATCGCCGTCCCGATGGTGGCGATCGCCGCATCCGTGACACCGCTGCACCTCTCGGCATCGCACTGGTGGGTCTGGGTGGCGGCCATCGTCCTCGCCGACTTGGCGTACTACCTCCAGCATCGGATGTCGCACCGCATCCGGTTGTTCTGGGCCGCGCACAACGTGCACCACTCCAGTCAGTACTTCAACCTGTCCACGGCCCTGCGTTTGTCCTGGCTGATCCCGGGGTCATTCCTGTCCACGATCGGTTTCGTCGGGTTGGCCCTGATCGGGATCCCGGCCTGGATGGTCTTCCTGTCCCAGGCGATCGTGCTGCTCTATCAGTTCCCCATCCACACCGAGCGCGTCGACCGATTGCCCCGGGTGATCGAGTACGTCTTCAACACCCCTTCGCACCATCGCGTGCACCACGGCGCCAACAATCCGTACCTGGACAAGAACTACGCCGGGATCTTCATCCTGTGGGACCGGATGTTCGGCAGCTTCGTCGAAGAGGGTGAACCTGTCCGCTACGGGCTGACCAAGAACATCGATACCCACAACCCGATCAAGGTCAACTACCACGAATTCGCCGCCATGGTCGGTGACGTCTGGCGGGCGCGGACCTGGCGCGGTCGGCTCGGATACCTGTTCGGCCCGCCCGGATGGAGCGAAAACGCTGATACCGCAACCACAGTTGAGCGTAGGAGGCAGGAGCTGACGGCGCCGACCGCGGTCGGCTAG
- a CDS encoding phosphoglycerate kinase, whose amino-acid sequence MTVKTLADLLAEGVEGRGVLVRSDLNVPLDDEGNISDPGRIIASVPTLQALAEAGAKVVVTAHLGRPKGTPDPKLSLAPVAAALGEKLGRHVQLAGDVVGTDALARAEGLTDGDVLLLENIRFDPRETSKDDAERLALAKALAALVEGADGSPGAFVSDGFGVVHRKQASVYDVATLLPHYAGTLVEAEVKVLEQLTSSTERPYAVVLGGSKVSDKLAVIENLATKADSLIIGGGMCFTFLASQGVSVGTSLLQEEMIDTCKRLLDTYADVIHLPVDIVVADKFAADAEAETVASDRIPDGKMGLDIGPESVKRFTALLSNAKTVFWNGPMGVFEFPAFAEGTRGVAEAIIGATEKGAFSVVGGGDSAAAVRQLGLAEDGFSHISTGGGASLEYLEGKTLPGIEILES is encoded by the coding sequence ATGACTGTCAAGACACTCGCTGACCTGTTGGCCGAGGGTGTAGAGGGGCGGGGCGTGCTGGTCCGCTCCGACCTCAACGTCCCCCTCGATGACGAGGGCAACATAAGTGACCCGGGCCGCATCATCGCCTCGGTGCCGACGCTGCAGGCACTGGCCGAGGCCGGCGCCAAGGTCGTTGTCACCGCACATCTCGGCCGCCCCAAGGGGACCCCGGACCCGAAGTTATCGCTGGCGCCGGTCGCCGCGGCGCTGGGGGAGAAGCTCGGGCGCCACGTGCAGTTGGCCGGCGATGTGGTCGGGACGGATGCGCTGGCCCGCGCCGAGGGACTCACCGACGGTGACGTGCTGTTGCTGGAGAACATCCGCTTCGACCCGCGTGAGACCAGCAAGGACGACGCCGAGCGGTTGGCCCTGGCCAAGGCGCTGGCCGCCCTGGTAGAAGGTGCCGACGGTTCGCCGGGTGCATTCGTCTCCGACGGCTTCGGAGTGGTCCACCGCAAGCAGGCCTCGGTCTACGACGTCGCCACCCTGCTTCCGCACTACGCCGGAACGCTGGTCGAGGCCGAGGTCAAGGTGCTCGAGCAGCTGACCAGCTCGACCGAGCGTCCCTATGCTGTCGTGCTCGGCGGTTCGAAGGTCTCGGACAAGCTCGCAGTCATCGAGAATCTCGCCACCAAGGCCGACAGCCTCATCATCGGTGGCGGTATGTGCTTCACCTTCCTTGCCTCCCAAGGGGTTTCGGTGGGCACTTCGCTGCTGCAGGAGGAGATGATCGACACCTGCAAGCGGTTGCTCGACACCTACGCCGACGTGATCCACCTTCCGGTGGACATCGTGGTGGCCGACAAGTTCGCCGCCGACGCCGAAGCCGAGACGGTGGCCTCCGATCGCATCCCCGACGGCAAGATGGGCCTCGATATCGGTCCGGAATCGGTCAAGCGGTTCACCGCACTGTTGTCCAACGCCAAGACCGTGTTCTGGAACGGCCCGATGGGTGTGTTCGAGTTCCCGGCCTTCGCCGAAGGAACCAGGGGAGTGGCCGAGGCGATCATCGGCGCCACCGAGAAGGGCGCGTTCAGCGTCGTGGGCGGCGGTGACTCGGCGGCTGCGGTGCGCCAGCTGGGCCTGGCCGAGGACGGGTTCTCTCACATCTCGACCGGTGGCGGTGCGTCGCTGGAATACCTTGAGGGCAAGACCCTGCCCGGCATCGAAATCCTGGAGTCGTAG
- the yvcK gene encoding uridine diphosphate-N-acetylglucosamine-binding protein YvcK, with translation MTPRIVALGGGHGLYATLSAARRLSPHVTAVVTVADDGGSSGRLRSELDVVPPGDLRMALAALASDSPHGRLWATIIQHRFGGSGALAGHPIGNLMLAGLSEVLADPVAALDELGRILGVKGRVLPMCPIALQIEADVAGLESDPRMSRVIRGQVAIATTVGKVRRVRLLPGDPPATRQAVEAIMSADLVVLGPGSWFTSVIPHVLVPQLAAALRATTARRALVLNLAAEPGETAGFSAERHIHVLAQHAPDFTVHDIIVDASRVPSDREREQLSRTANILNARVEFADVSRPGTPLHDPAKLAAVLEGVRLRATAPGRAVQESTVPTPAARSVDVARQEPAPNTPRGDDPWR, from the coding sequence ATGACCCCGCGCATCGTGGCCCTCGGCGGAGGGCACGGGTTGTACGCCACCTTGTCCGCGGCCCGACGGCTCAGCCCGCATGTGACTGCCGTGGTCACGGTTGCCGATGACGGTGGCTCATCGGGCCGGCTGCGGAGCGAACTCGATGTGGTGCCACCAGGCGACTTGCGAATGGCATTGGCGGCCTTGGCTTCTGACAGCCCGCACGGCCGGTTGTGGGCGACCATCATCCAGCACCGGTTCGGCGGCAGCGGCGCGTTGGCCGGGCATCCGATCGGCAATCTGATGTTGGCCGGCCTCAGCGAGGTGCTGGCCGACCCGGTGGCTGCCCTCGACGAGCTGGGGCGCATCCTGGGTGTGAAGGGCCGCGTTTTGCCGATGTGCCCGATCGCCCTGCAGATCGAGGCCGATGTCGCGGGTCTGGAGTCCGATCCTCGGATGAGCCGGGTGATCCGCGGACAGGTGGCGATCGCCACCACGGTGGGCAAGGTGCGGCGGGTGCGGTTGCTGCCCGGGGACCCACCGGCCACCCGGCAGGCGGTGGAGGCCATCATGAGCGCCGATCTGGTGGTGCTCGGTCCGGGGTCGTGGTTCACCAGTGTGATCCCGCACGTATTGGTGCCACAGTTGGCGGCTGCATTACGCGCGACGACGGCCCGGCGGGCGCTCGTGTTGAATCTGGCTGCGGAGCCCGGCGAAACAGCCGGCTTCTCGGCAGAGCGCCACATCCATGTTCTGGCCCAGCATGCTCCGGACTTCACGGTGCATGACATCATCGTCGATGCCAGTCGGGTGCCGAGCGACCGTGAACGGGAACAGCTCAGCCGCACGGCCAACATCCTCAATGCCCGCGTTGAGTTTGCTGACGTGTCCCGACCTGGTACACCTTTACATGACCCGGCGAAGTTGGCCGCGGTGCTGGAGGGGGTGCGGTTGCGCGCGACGGCGCCCGGCCGGGCCGTGCAGGAGTCCACCGTTCCCACGCCCGCTGCGAGGTCGGTCGACGTTGCGCGCCAGGAGCCGGCGCCGAATACACCGAGAGGGGACGATCCGTGGCGATGA
- a CDS encoding TetR/AcrR family transcriptional regulator: MVDDRSGDEATPVRRTRAENQARTRAALLDAAAQTCARKGYAAASVDEIAAAAGFSVGAVYSNFSSKEQLFSELMNERASGRLDQVAQTISENADGPLAALGRMLVEIADDDIEFEAIQAEFWLHAVRNPDGMQILQDRSARTLAALREILAEALERNNIDDSVSVDGFAVVVLALFQGLIRQRRIDPTRVPEELFGQALAWQLAGMPKKDKPKKDKR; this comes from the coding sequence ATGGTCGACGATCGAAGCGGTGATGAGGCGACGCCAGTGCGCCGGACGCGGGCCGAGAACCAGGCCCGGACCCGGGCGGCGCTCTTGGATGCGGCAGCCCAGACCTGCGCACGAAAGGGCTACGCCGCGGCGTCGGTGGACGAGATCGCCGCGGCGGCGGGGTTTTCGGTCGGCGCGGTGTATTCGAATTTCTCCAGCAAGGAGCAGTTGTTCTCCGAACTGATGAACGAACGTGCCTCCGGTCGGCTCGACCAGGTGGCGCAGACCATCTCCGAGAACGCCGACGGGCCGCTGGCCGCGCTGGGGCGGATGCTCGTCGAGATCGCCGACGACGACATCGAGTTCGAGGCGATCCAGGCCGAATTCTGGCTGCACGCGGTGCGCAATCCCGACGGTATGCAGATCTTGCAGGACCGGTCCGCGCGCACGCTGGCCGCACTGCGCGAGATCCTCGCCGAGGCGCTGGAGCGCAACAACATCGACGACAGTGTCTCGGTCGACGGATTCGCCGTCGTGGTGCTCGCCCTCTTTCAGGGTCTGATCCGGCAACGGCGTATCGACCCGACCCGGGTCCCGGAGGAACTGTTCGGCCAGGCGCTGGCCTGGCAGCTGGCCGGCATGCCCAAGAAGGACAAGCCCAAGAAAGACAAGAGGTAA
- the secG gene encoding preprotein translocase subunit SecG, with protein MELALQITLVVTSVLVVLLVLLHRAKGGGLSTLFGGGVQSSLSGSTVVEKNLDRLTLFVTGIWLVSIVGVALLIKYG; from the coding sequence ATGGAATTGGCTCTGCAGATCACTCTGGTCGTGACCAGCGTGCTGGTCGTGCTCTTGGTGCTGCTGCATCGCGCCAAAGGTGGCGGTCTGTCCACCCTGTTCGGTGGCGGTGTCCAGTCCAGCCTGTCCGGCTCCACCGTCGTCGAGAAGAACCTCGACCGGTTGACCCTCTTCGTGACCGGCATCTGGCTGGTGTCGATCGTCGGCGTCGCACTGCTCATCAAGTACGGCTAA
- a CDS encoding phospholipase D-like domain-containing protein, protein MTRSLIILPDDSAQPVIDAISESSRSVRIKMFAFSHRPLLEAVVAAHRRGVDVKVMLNPERRDGETDNDVARETLERFGIPVRESNPAFDLTHEKSMVVDDERAFVESLNWTEENFTVTRDYAVVTPSAYEVAEIIDCFEADWAREDFDPGGGAHLIWCPTNGRHRIAEFIDSAKHTLFVQNERYQDPVIIERLVRAAHRGVKVHVMARAAHHLKSGKLLEGISGMRILDDVGIKIHRLKHMKLHAKMILADHERAIVGSINFSPGSFDHRRELAIEVTDHHIIKRLNEVAHHDWKHSEPMDLSDDGLIADLVGRDPHEVDQLALRDREI, encoded by the coding sequence GTGACGCGTTCGCTGATAATTCTTCCCGACGACTCGGCGCAGCCGGTGATCGATGCGATCAGTGAGTCCAGTAGGTCGGTGCGCATCAAGATGTTCGCCTTCAGCCACCGGCCGCTCCTGGAAGCGGTGGTGGCCGCCCACCGGCGCGGCGTCGACGTCAAGGTCATGCTCAACCCCGAGCGGCGCGACGGCGAGACCGACAACGACGTGGCCCGGGAAACGTTGGAGCGGTTCGGCATCCCGGTCCGCGAAAGCAACCCGGCCTTCGACCTGACGCACGAGAAGTCCATGGTCGTCGACGATGAGCGGGCCTTCGTCGAGTCGCTGAATTGGACCGAGGAGAACTTCACCGTGACCCGGGACTACGCCGTCGTCACACCCAGCGCATACGAAGTCGCCGAGATCATCGACTGCTTCGAAGCCGACTGGGCCCGTGAGGACTTCGATCCGGGCGGCGGGGCCCACCTGATCTGGTGCCCGACCAACGGCAGGCACCGCATCGCCGAGTTCATCGACTCCGCCAAACACACCTTGTTCGTGCAGAACGAGCGCTATCAGGACCCGGTGATCATCGAGCGCCTCGTTCGAGCGGCGCACCGCGGGGTGAAGGTTCACGTCATGGCCCGCGCAGCACACCATCTCAAGTCCGGCAAGCTGCTCGAAGGCATCAGCGGGATGCGCATCTTGGACGATGTCGGCATCAAGATCCACCGCCTCAAGCACATGAAACTGCACGCGAAGATGATCCTCGCCGACCACGAGCGGGCCATCGTCGGCTCGATCAATTTCTCCCCGGGCAGCTTCGACCATCGTCGCGAGCTGGCCATCGAGGTAACCGACCACCACATCATCAAGCGCCTCAACGAAGTGGCTCATCACGACTGGAAACACTCCGAGCCGATGGACCTGTCGGACGACGGTTTGATCGCCGATCTGGTCGGCCGAGATCCGCACGAAGTCGACCAACTAGCCCTACGCGACCGCGAAATCTGA
- the tpiA gene encoding triose-phosphate isomerase, which translates to MARKPLIAGNWKMNLNHFEAIALVQKIAFALPDKYFDKVDVTVIPPFTDLRSVQTLVDGDKLRLTYGAQDVSKHDSGAYTGEISGAFLAKLGCSFVVVGHSERRTYHGETDELVAAKAAAAFKHGITPIICIGEQLEVREAGNHVEYNVNSLRGSLAGLSKEQIGQAVIAYEPVWAIGTGRVASAADAQEVCKAIRDELGNLSTPQLAAGVRVLYGGSVNAKNVGEIVAQGDVDGALVGGASLDGEQFATLSAIAAGGPLP; encoded by the coding sequence ATGGCCCGTAAGCCGCTCATCGCCGGCAACTGGAAGATGAACCTCAATCACTTCGAGGCCATCGCACTGGTGCAGAAGATCGCATTCGCCTTGCCGGACAAGTACTTCGACAAGGTGGACGTCACCGTCATCCCGCCGTTCACCGATCTGCGCAGCGTGCAGACCCTGGTCGACGGGGACAAGCTGCGACTCACCTACGGTGCCCAGGACGTGTCCAAGCACGATTCGGGCGCCTACACCGGTGAGATCAGCGGGGCCTTCCTGGCCAAGCTCGGCTGCAGCTTCGTCGTGGTGGGGCACTCCGAACGTCGCACCTACCACGGTGAAACCGACGAGCTGGTGGCGGCCAAGGCCGCCGCGGCGTTCAAGCACGGCATCACGCCGATCATCTGTATCGGCGAGCAGCTTGAGGTCCGTGAGGCAGGCAACCACGTCGAGTACAACGTGAACTCCTTGCGCGGCTCGCTCGCCGGTCTCAGCAAAGAGCAGATCGGCCAGGCAGTCATCGCCTACGAGCCGGTGTGGGCGATCGGCACCGGGCGGGTGGCCAGCGCGGCGGACGCTCAGGAGGTCTGCAAGGCGATCCGTGACGAACTGGGGAACCTGTCGACGCCGCAGCTCGCGGCGGGTGTGCGGGTGCTCTACGGCGGTTCGGTGAACGCCAAGAACGTCGGCGAGATCGTGGCGCAGGGCGACGTGGACGGCGCCCTGGTCGGTGGGGCCTCGCTGGACGGCGAGCAGTTCGCCACGCTTTCGGCCATCGCCGCGGGCGGGCCGCTGCCGTAA
- the whiA gene encoding DNA-binding protein WhiA, translated as MTAEVKDELSRLVVNSVSARRAEVASLLRFAGGLHIVAGRVVVEAEVDLGIIARRLRKDIYDLYGYNAVVHVLSASGIRKNTRYVVRVAADGEALARQTGLLDLRGRPVRGLPAQVVGGSVGDAEAAWRGAFLAHGSLTEPGRSSALEVSCPGPEAALALVGAARRLGVSAKAREVRGSDRVVVRDGEAIGALLTRMGAQDTRLTWEERRMRREVRATANRLANFDDANLRRSARAAVAAAARVERALDILGDGVPDHLAAAGKLRVEHRQASLEELGRLADPPMTKDAVAGRIRRLLSMADRKAKQEGLPDTESAVTPDLLDDA; from the coding sequence ATGACAGCCGAAGTGAAAGACGAGCTGAGCCGCCTCGTAGTCAACTCGGTGAGTGCTCGCCGCGCGGAGGTGGCGTCGTTGTTGCGCTTTGCCGGCGGTCTGCACATCGTGGCCGGCCGAGTCGTGGTGGAAGCCGAGGTCGATCTCGGGATCATCGCGCGCCGACTGCGCAAGGACATCTACGACCTGTACGGGTACAACGCGGTGGTGCACGTGCTGTCGGCCAGTGGCATTCGCAAGAACACCCGGTATGTGGTGCGGGTGGCCGCCGACGGCGAGGCGCTGGCGCGCCAGACCGGCTTGCTGGACCTTCGTGGTCGCCCGGTGCGTGGCCTGCCCGCGCAGGTGGTCGGCGGCAGTGTCGGTGACGCGGAGGCGGCGTGGCGCGGTGCATTCCTCGCCCACGGTTCGTTGACCGAGCCGGGACGGTCGTCGGCGCTCGAGGTCAGCTGCCCCGGCCCGGAGGCTGCTCTGGCACTCGTCGGCGCGGCCCGCCGTCTCGGGGTCAGTGCCAAGGCCCGCGAGGTGCGTGGCAGTGACCGCGTGGTCGTGCGCGACGGTGAGGCGATCGGCGCATTGCTGACCCGTATGGGTGCCCAGGACACCAGGTTGACCTGGGAGGAACGGCGGATGCGCCGGGAGGTCCGCGCCACGGCCAATCGCCTGGCCAATTTCGATGATGCGAACCTGCGCCGCTCGGCGCGTGCCGCGGTGGCCGCGGCGGCTCGCGTCGAACGTGCCTTGGACATCCTGGGCGACGGAGTTCCCGACCACCTGGCTGCGGCGGGCAAGCTGCGGGTGGAGCATCGGCAGGCGTCGCTGGAGGAGTTGGGTCGGCTCGCCGATCCGCCGATGACCAAAGATGCTGTGGCCGGCCGTATCCGGCGATTGTTGTCGATGGCCGATCGCAAGGCGAAGCAGGAAGGGTTGCCCGACACCGAGTCTGCGGTTACCCCGGACCTGCTCGACGACGCCTGA
- the gap gene encoding type I glyceraldehyde-3-phosphate dehydrogenase, with protein MTIRVGVNGFGRIGRNFYRALATQQAEGKNTDIEIVAVNDLTDNATLAHLLKFDSILGRLPQEVTLEGEDTIVIGDNKIKALEVREGPAALPWGDLGVDVVVESTGIFTKREKAQGHLDAGAKKVIISAPASGEDITIVLGVNDDKYDGSQNIISNASCTTNCLGPLAKVLNDEFGIVRGLMTTIHAYTQDQNLQDGPHKDLRRARAAALNIVPTSTGAAKAIGLVLPELKGKLDGYALRVPVPTGSVTDLTAELAKSASADEINAAMKAAAEGPMKGIMKYYDAPIVSSDIVTDPHSSIFDSGLTKVIDNQAKVVSWYDNEWGYSNRLADLVELVGKSL; from the coding sequence GTGACTATCCGGGTAGGCGTTAACGGCTTCGGCCGCATCGGGCGCAACTTCTACCGGGCCCTGGCAACGCAGCAGGCCGAGGGCAAGAACACCGACATCGAGATTGTGGCGGTCAACGACCTCACCGACAACGCCACCCTTGCTCACCTGCTGAAGTTCGATTCGATCCTGGGCCGCCTGCCGCAGGAAGTCACTCTCGAGGGTGAAGACACCATCGTCATCGGCGACAACAAGATCAAGGCGCTGGAGGTCCGTGAGGGCCCGGCGGCCCTGCCGTGGGGCGACCTCGGAGTCGACGTGGTGGTGGAGTCGACCGGCATCTTCACCAAGCGCGAAAAGGCCCAGGGTCACCTGGACGCGGGCGCCAAGAAGGTCATCATCTCCGCACCTGCCTCCGGTGAAGACATCACGATTGTGCTCGGCGTCAACGACGACAAGTACGACGGCAGTCAGAACATCATCTCGAACGCCTCCTGCACCACCAACTGCCTCGGCCCGTTGGCCAAGGTCCTCAACGACGAGTTCGGCATCGTCAGGGGCCTGATGACCACCATCCACGCCTACACCCAGGACCAGAACCTGCAGGACGGGCCGCACAAGGATCTGCGCCGCGCTCGCGCTGCCGCGCTGAACATCGTGCCGACCTCCACAGGTGCCGCCAAGGCCATCGGCCTGGTGCTGCCCGAACTCAAGGGCAAGCTCGACGGCTACGCTCTGCGCGTGCCGGTTCCCACTGGTTCGGTCACTGACCTGACCGCGGAGCTGGCCAAGTCGGCGTCCGCCGACGAGATCAATGCCGCGATGAAGGCCGCAGCCGAGGGGCCGATGAAGGGGATCATGAAGTACTACGACGCGCCGATCGTGTCGAGCGACATCGTCACCGACCCGCACAGTTCGATCTTCGACTCGGGTCTGACCAAGGTCATCGACAACCAGGCCAAGGTCGTCTCCTGGTATGACAACGAGTGGGGATATTCCAACCGCCTCGCCGATCTTGTTGAACTCGTAGGGAAGTCGCTCTAA
- a CDS encoding ABC transporter ATP-binding protein — protein MRLILELIRPYRFMVAGIFAVLLVQIATGLAAPWPLKVVLDSVVGHHPLPGWLHGLLQPLLGGETKMHIAGLAAIMVLVIAVVAAIASYVSNYLTETVGQRIGNDLRTRAYHHLQQLSLNYFDTHRVGPILSTLTDDVDTIQGFASSSTLGIATDLLTIVGMLAMMLWLQWDFTLIALAVAPLLLLFVSRIRKAVKAATHEVRKRESDIVAVAEEGLQSIRVVKAFDREDMQERELAIAGQQAVDAALNARRVKSVVSPIVGVVVAACTAVVLWRGSALILAGAMTAGTLTVFISYLASFFKPVQDLAKLTNTIAMASVGVDRVNALLTAETSVEEKPDAIDAERIKGAISFERVAFSYDSATPVLRDVTFEVEPGQLVGVVGHTGSGKSSLVSLIPRFYDPSMGTVRVDGVDLRDYKLHELRSQIAYVLQDTVLFRGTIRDNIAFGRPDADHDEIVEMAKLANAHEFISEMPQGYDSPVGERGLTLSGGQRQRIGIARALIRDSPILILDEPTAALDAESERLVMSALQRLMKDRTVITIAHRLSTIRDADKIVVLEEGRVVEQGTHTELLTAGGRYAELHRIQYEDETS, from the coding sequence ATGCGACTGATTCTTGAGCTGATCCGCCCGTACCGGTTCATGGTCGCCGGAATCTTTGCGGTGCTGCTGGTGCAGATCGCCACCGGCCTGGCCGCGCCGTGGCCGCTGAAGGTCGTACTCGACAGCGTGGTCGGTCACCACCCGCTGCCCGGATGGCTGCACGGCCTGCTGCAGCCGCTGCTGGGCGGCGAAACCAAGATGCACATCGCCGGTCTCGCGGCGATCATGGTCCTGGTCATCGCCGTGGTGGCGGCGATCGCGTCGTATGTCTCCAACTACCTGACCGAAACCGTCGGCCAGCGCATCGGCAACGACCTGCGCACCCGCGCCTACCACCACTTGCAGCAGTTGTCGCTCAACTACTTCGACACCCACCGTGTCGGCCCCATCTTGAGCACGCTCACCGACGACGTCGACACCATCCAGGGCTTCGCGTCGTCTTCGACGTTGGGCATCGCTACCGACCTGCTGACGATCGTGGGCATGTTGGCCATGATGTTGTGGCTGCAGTGGGACTTCACGCTCATCGCACTCGCCGTGGCGCCCCTGCTGCTGTTGTTCGTGTCGCGCATCCGCAAGGCCGTGAAGGCCGCGACACACGAGGTGCGCAAACGGGAATCCGACATCGTCGCCGTGGCGGAGGAGGGCCTGCAGTCCATCCGCGTGGTCAAGGCCTTCGATCGTGAGGACATGCAGGAACGTGAGCTGGCGATCGCCGGCCAGCAGGCCGTCGATGCCGCGCTCAACGCGCGGCGCGTGAAATCGGTGGTGTCGCCAATCGTCGGCGTCGTGGTGGCGGCCTGTACCGCGGTGGTGTTGTGGCGAGGTTCGGCGCTCATCCTCGCGGGCGCCATGACGGCGGGCACCCTGACGGTGTTCATCTCCTACCTCGCCTCGTTCTTCAAACCGGTGCAGGATCTGGCCAAACTCACCAACACCATCGCCATGGCCTCGGTGGGCGTGGACCGCGTCAACGCACTGCTCACCGCGGAGACGTCGGTCGAGGAGAAGCCGGACGCGATCGATGCGGAGCGCATCAAGGGTGCAATCAGCTTCGAGCGGGTGGCATTCAGTTACGACAGTGCCACGCCCGTGCTGCGCGACGTCACCTTCGAGGTCGAGCCCGGTCAACTCGTCGGCGTCGTCGGACACACCGGAAGCGGCAAATCCAGTCTGGTCAGCCTGATTCCGCGCTTCTACGACCCGAGCATGGGGACCGTCCGAGTGGACGGAGTCGACCTGCGCGATTACAAACTTCACGAACTGCGCAGCCAGATCGCCTACGTACTTCAGGACACGGTCCTGTTCCGGGGCACCATCCGCGACAACATCGCCTTCGGCCGGCCTGACGCCGACCACGACGAGATCGTCGAGATGGCCAAGCTGGCCAACGCCCACGAGTTCATCTCCGAGATGCCGCAGGGCTACGACAGCCCGGTCGGCGAGCGTGGGCTCACCCTCTCGGGCGGTCAACGTCAGCGCATCGGCATCGCCCGTGCCCTCATCCGGGACAGTCCGATTCTCATCCTCGACGAACCGACCGCAGCCCTCGATGCCGAGTCCGAGCGTCTGGTGATGTCCGCGCTGCAGCGGCTGATGAAGGACCGCACGGTGATCACGATCGCCCACCGGCTCAGCACGATCCGTGACGCGGACAAGATCGTCGTCCTCGAGGAAGGGCGCGTCGTCGAACAGGGCACGCACACCGAGCTACTCACCGCCGGCGGCAGATATGCCGAACTGCACCGCATCCAATACGAGGACGAGACATCGTGA